One Desulfovibrio fairfieldensis genomic window carries:
- a CDS encoding (Fe-S)-binding protein, producing the protein MKDNLRLSDVSTAEGQMVSIDPNTLPELTLDVKPMPWKPFTDEQKENTACILDDVCVLNIPKPKTPQEEEELVNKFLDGMRKLFSKENNWTFLPMLETSMDNCVQCNSCSAACHLFEMSGENEMYRPNFRSEIFRRIYKQYVKKEPFAKWRYGDINLNWKTVARLGELAYRCNLCRRCAQTCPIGVDNGLIAREIRKLFSQELGIYPRELHEKGTMNQMKVGSSTGMTPEVVKENVEFIDEDYSEITGVGIHTPFDVQGADIMLLHNAGEIMAWPENIAAFSLIFQEAGLSWTLSSKAVAYDGVNYGVFYDDAQTARIALQHMMAAKELGVKKIVIGECGHAHKAITVIADRVIPFEYQVPRESCYVTLRDIVMSGRLKLDPSRNDFPVTLHDPCNAVRLMGIVQPQREILHKIAPKFREMPCHGVDNYCCGGGSGFAIMTRNNIDEWRGNISGRKKMWQIGEAFKECLGPETKKYICAPCSNCKGQIRELLEHNDLYSKNSFAYGGLVELIVNAMTNVNPGFIKWEGDEE; encoded by the coding sequence ATGAAAGACAATCTGCGTTTGAGCGATGTTTCCACTGCCGAAGGGCAGATGGTCAGCATTGATCCGAATACCCTTCCCGAGCTCACGCTTGACGTGAAGCCCATGCCCTGGAAGCCCTTCACCGACGAGCAGAAAGAAAACACGGCCTGTATTCTGGACGACGTGTGCGTGCTGAATATTCCCAAGCCCAAAACCCCGCAGGAAGAGGAAGAGCTTGTCAACAAGTTCCTCGACGGCATGCGCAAGCTCTTTTCCAAGGAAAACAACTGGACCTTCCTGCCCATGCTGGAAACCAGCATGGACAACTGCGTGCAGTGCAACTCCTGCTCCGCCGCCTGCCATCTTTTTGAGATGTCCGGCGAGAACGAGATGTACCGGCCCAATTTCCGTTCGGAAATTTTCCGCCGTATCTACAAGCAGTATGTGAAAAAAGAGCCCTTCGCCAAATGGCGTTACGGCGACATCAATCTGAACTGGAAGACCGTGGCCCGCCTGGGCGAGCTGGCCTATCGCTGCAACCTCTGCCGGCGTTGCGCCCAGACCTGCCCCATCGGCGTGGACAACGGCCTGATCGCCCGTGAAATCCGCAAGCTGTTCAGCCAGGAGCTGGGCATCTACCCCCGCGAACTGCACGAAAAGGGCACCATGAACCAGATGAAGGTGGGCTCCTCCACCGGCATGACGCCCGAAGTGGTCAAGGAGAACGTGGAGTTCATCGACGAGGACTACTCGGAAATCACCGGTGTGGGCATCCACACCCCCTTTGACGTGCAGGGCGCGGACATCATGCTGCTGCACAATGCCGGTGAAATCATGGCCTGGCCGGAAAACATCGCGGCCTTCTCCCTGATTTTCCAGGAGGCCGGCCTGTCCTGGACCCTGTCCAGCAAGGCCGTGGCCTATGACGGCGTGAACTACGGCGTGTTCTACGACGACGCCCAGACCGCGCGCATCGCCCTGCAGCACATGATGGCGGCCAAGGAACTGGGCGTCAAAAAAATCGTGATCGGCGAATGCGGCCACGCCCACAAGGCCATCACCGTCATCGCGGACCGCGTGATCCCCTTTGAGTACCAGGTGCCGCGCGAATCCTGCTACGTGACCCTGCGCGACATCGTCATGTCCGGCCGTCTCAAGCTCGATCCTTCGCGCAACGACTTCCCGGTGACCCTGCATGACCCGTGCAACGCGGTGCGCCTGATGGGCATCGTGCAGCCGCAGCGCGAGATTCTGCATAAGATCGCACCCAAGTTCCGCGAAATGCCCTGCCACGGCGTGGACAACTACTGCTGCGGCGGCGGGTCCGGCTTTGCCATCATGACCCGCAACAACATCGACGAATGGCGCGGCAACATCTCCGGACGCAAAAAGATGTGGCAGATCGGCGAAGCCTTCAAGGAATGCCTCGGCCCCGAGACCAAGAAGTACATCTGCGCGCCCTGCTCCAACTGCAAGGGCCAGATCCGCGAACTGCTGGAACACAACGACCTGTATTCCAAGAACAGCTTCGCTTACGGCGGCCTGGTGGAACTGATCGTCAACGCCATGACCAACGTCAATCCCGGCTTCATCAAGTGGGAAGGCGACGAGGAATAA
- a CDS encoding respiratory nitrate reductase subunit gamma has translation MTTLFYILGYLAVVGFICLAYLKIKAYMAASPLHVRWELYPVPHEGPKATYGGSFMEEKDWWTKPRHISHWGDIKGILVEVLFLHATLEHNQKLWFRTYPFHVGMYMLMGGTIIVVLSVIAQLCGLDPQGGVMAFVGNVISAVVLLGSFCIVGGGIALIQRRREDEGLKKYTTPEHYLNLGAFVLFGLLSLAAWTFNPSYFELARTFIYNLFTFNFQPLPSVFFTLNLLVGFFLLIWIPVTNMGHLIMKYFMYHDIRWGDEPTNYSEKNKQKISEMLKYDVTWSADHIAGDGSPKTWVDVATTNPAAPKKED, from the coding sequence ATGACCACTCTGTTCTACATTCTGGGCTACCTGGCGGTAGTCGGCTTCATTTGCCTGGCCTACTTGAAAATCAAGGCCTACATGGCGGCCAGCCCTCTGCACGTGCGCTGGGAACTCTATCCCGTGCCGCATGAAGGCCCCAAGGCCACGTACGGCGGCAGCTTCATGGAGGAAAAGGACTGGTGGACCAAGCCCCGCCACATTTCGCACTGGGGCGACATCAAGGGCATCCTGGTGGAAGTGCTTTTCCTGCACGCCACCCTGGAACACAACCAGAAGCTCTGGTTCCGCACCTATCCCTTCCATGTGGGCATGTATATGCTCATGGGCGGCACCATCATCGTGGTGCTGTCGGTCATTGCCCAGCTGTGCGGCCTGGACCCGCAGGGCGGCGTCATGGCCTTTGTGGGCAACGTGATCAGCGCCGTGGTGCTGCTGGGTTCGTTCTGTATCGTCGGCGGCGGCATCGCCCTGATCCAGCGTCGTCGTGAGGACGAAGGCCTGAAAAAGTACACCACGCCCGAGCACTACCTCAATCTTGGGGCCTTCGTGCTCTTCGGCCTGCTGTCGTTGGCGGCCTGGACCTTCAATCCCTCGTATTTCGAGCTGGCCCGCACCTTCATTTACAACCTGTTCACCTTCAACTTCCAACCCCTGCCCAGCGTCTTCTTCACTCTGAATCTGCTGGTGGGCTTTTTCCTGCTGATCTGGATTCCCGTGACCAACATGGGCCATCTGATCATGAAGTACTTCATGTACCACGACATCCGCTGGGGCGATGAACCCACCAACTACAGCGAGAAAAACAAGCAGAAGATCTCCGAGATGCTCAAGTACGATGTGACCTGGTCTGCCGACCACATTGCCGGCGACGGCAGCCCCAAGACCTGGGTGGATGTGGCTACCACCAATCCCGCAGCCCCCAAGAAAGAAGACTAG
- a CDS encoding MgtC/SapB family protein: MDLGLLQEFEFLGRLFLAGLCGAFIGYERANRRKEAGIRTHLVVSMGSALFMIVSKYGFADMIPLHGVALDPSRVAAQIVTGVGFLGAGMIFVRGQNISGLTTAAGIWATAGIGMAVGSGLYLLGVLGTALIFLIQIFLHRHFTWLRAPSMEHLCLHIRDGCTGLDVVRAALRERKLFISSFKAVPDKEGQIIMVDAHIKVPYGYDLADLLDLLKKDGHVLRVEIKS; this comes from the coding sequence ATGGACTTGGGATTGTTGCAGGAATTTGAGTTTCTGGGGCGCCTTTTCCTGGCCGGGCTCTGCGGAGCCTTTATCGGCTATGAACGGGCCAACCGCCGCAAAGAGGCGGGCATACGTACCCATCTGGTGGTTTCCATGGGTTCGGCGCTGTTCATGATCGTCTCCAAGTACGGCTTCGCGGACATGATCCCCCTGCACGGCGTGGCCCTGGACCCTTCGCGCGTCGCGGCCCAGATCGTGACCGGGGTGGGCTTTCTGGGCGCGGGCATGATCTTTGTGCGTGGGCAGAACATCAGCGGCCTGACCACGGCGGCGGGCATCTGGGCCACGGCGGGCATCGGCATGGCCGTGGGCTCGGGCCTGTATCTGCTCGGCGTGTTGGGCACGGCGTTGATTTTTTTGATCCAGATTTTTCTGCACCGGCACTTTACCTGGCTGCGCGCGCCCAGCATGGAGCATCTCTGCCTGCATATCCGCGACGGGTGCACGGGTCTGGATGTGGTGCGCGCGGCCCTGCGCGAGCGCAAGCTCTTTATCTCGAGCTTTAAGGCCGTTCCGGACAAGGAGGGTCAGATCATTATGGTGGACGCGCACATCAAGGTGCCCTACGGCTACGATCTGGCCGACCTGCTGGATCTGCTGAAGAAGGACGGACACGTGTTGCGGGTGGAAATCAAGAGCTGA
- the rpoC gene encoding DNA-directed RNA polymerase subunit beta' — MSLDDLFTARGTSANVTNIRNLKAIQISIASPESIREWSYGEVKKPETINYRTFKPERDGLFCAKIFGPVKDYECNCGKYKRMKHRGIVCEKCGVEVIASKVRRERMGHIELAAPVAHIWFLKTLPSKIGTLLDMTMADLEKVLYFDSYIVLDPGQTNLQKRQVISEDQYLQILDHYGSDEVLTVGMGAEAVRSLLEELDLEKLRVELREESEATKSQTKKKKLTKRLKIVEAFLESQNKPEWMIMEVIPVIPPELRPLVPLDGGRFATSDLNDLYRRVINRNNRLKRLMELGAPEIIIRNEKRMLQEAVDALFDNGRRGRAIAGTNGRPLKSLSDMIKGKQGRFRQNLLGKRVDYSGRSVITVGPYLKLHQCGLPKKMALELFKPFIYSELEKRGHASTIKSAKKMVEREELVVWDILSEVVREYPILLNRAPTLHRLGIQAFEPLLVEGKAIRLHPLVCSAYNADFDGDQMAVHIPLSVEAQIECRVLMMSTNNILSPANGGPVIVPSQDIVLGLYYMTVERSFEKGEGMTFCAPWEVEAAYDAGQVSLHARVKVRMKEGEDLVQTTPGRVLVSDILPPELSFEHVNTVLTKKAIAKLVGAAYRTCGIKSTVILCDKLKDMGYEFATRAGVTIGVKDLTIPESKKNILAKSQAEVDDIERQYRDGIITRTEKYNKVVDVWTKATQDVSTEMIKEISYDVLTDEKTGKQEKNQSFNPIFMMSNSGARGNQDQMRQLAGMRGLMAKPSGEIIETPITSSFREGLSVLQYFTSTHGARKGLADTALKTANSGYLTRRLVDVVQDVIVSEHDCGTVDGIELTHIKEGGDIKTPLAERIIGRVLLYPVHDPDEPEKILLPENTLITESEAKLINDKGISSVMVRSPLTCQSERGICALCYGRDLARGHLVNTGETVGIIAAQSIGEPGTQLTMRTFHIGGTASSTIEKNKFEAQNAGRVILNRVRAVTNRDGAQLVLGKSGQLTIVDPQGREREKYILPNGARLMVHDGQEVTKGVVLAEWDPFNEPFVSEEDGVIRFTDIIDGKTVQEKVDDVTRQASLTIMEYRTTNFRPSISICDDNGNVKKRVHGAAAAIYSLPVGSIIMVKDGENIQAGDIIARKPRETSKTKDIVGGLPRVAELFEVRKPKDMAVVSEIAGTVTYAGESKGKRKLVVTPEIGEAKEYLVPKGKHITAADGDFVEAGDPLTEGYPELHDILRTRGEKYLARYLVDEIQEVYRFQGVGIDDKHIEVIVRQMLKKVTILDSGGTSFLVGEQVDKSEFKAENQRTIAEGRVPATAEPLVLGITQASLTTSSFISAASFQETTKVLTEASLKGKMDYLRGLKENVIVGRLIPAGTGYREYVNGDIEVPDQKERPDKFLEELEENPVLVDLNQ; from the coding sequence ATGAGCCTGGACGATCTTTTCACTGCTCGCGGCACGTCGGCCAATGTGACCAACATCCGCAATCTGAAAGCCATCCAGATTTCCATCGCTTCGCCCGAATCCATCCGCGAATGGTCCTACGGCGAAGTGAAAAAACCGGAAACCATCAACTACCGCACCTTCAAGCCGGAGCGGGACGGTCTGTTCTGCGCCAAAATCTTCGGCCCGGTGAAGGACTACGAGTGCAACTGCGGCAAATACAAGCGCATGAAGCACCGCGGCATCGTCTGCGAAAAATGCGGGGTTGAAGTCATCGCCTCCAAGGTGCGGCGCGAGCGCATGGGCCACATTGAGCTGGCCGCGCCCGTGGCCCACATCTGGTTCCTGAAGACCTTGCCCTCCAAGATCGGCACCCTGCTGGACATGACCATGGCCGATCTGGAAAAGGTGCTCTACTTCGACTCCTATATCGTGCTGGATCCCGGCCAGACCAATCTGCAGAAGCGGCAGGTCATTTCCGAGGACCAGTACCTTCAGATTCTGGACCACTACGGCAGCGACGAGGTGCTCACCGTGGGCATGGGCGCGGAAGCCGTGCGCAGCCTGCTGGAAGAGCTGGACCTGGAAAAGCTGCGTGTTGAGCTGCGCGAGGAAAGCGAGGCCACCAAGAGCCAGACCAAGAAGAAAAAGCTGACCAAGCGCCTGAAGATCGTGGAGGCTTTTCTGGAATCCCAGAACAAGCCCGAATGGATGATCATGGAGGTCATTCCGGTCATTCCGCCGGAACTGCGTCCCCTGGTGCCCCTGGACGGCGGCCGTTTCGCCACCTCGGACCTCAACGATCTCTACCGCCGGGTCATCAACCGCAACAACCGCCTCAAACGGCTCATGGAGCTGGGCGCGCCGGAAATCATCATCCGCAACGAAAAGCGTATGCTCCAGGAAGCCGTGGACGCGCTCTTCGACAACGGCCGCCGGGGCCGGGCCATCGCCGGCACCAACGGCCGCCCGCTCAAGTCTCTGTCGGACATGATCAAGGGCAAGCAGGGCCGCTTCCGCCAGAACCTCCTGGGCAAGCGCGTGGACTACTCGGGCCGTTCGGTCATCACCGTGGGCCCCTACCTCAAGCTGCACCAGTGCGGTCTGCCCAAGAAGATGGCCCTGGAGTTGTTCAAGCCCTTCATTTATTCGGAACTGGAAAAACGCGGCCATGCCTCCACCATCAAGAGCGCCAAAAAGATGGTGGAGCGCGAGGAACTGGTGGTCTGGGACATCCTTTCGGAAGTGGTACGCGAGTACCCCATTCTGCTCAACCGCGCCCCGACCCTGCACCGCCTGGGCATCCAGGCATTTGAGCCCCTGCTGGTGGAAGGCAAGGCCATCCGCCTGCATCCCCTGGTCTGCTCCGCCTACAACGCGGACTTCGACGGCGACCAGATGGCCGTGCATATTCCGCTGTCCGTGGAGGCCCAGATCGAATGCCGCGTGCTGATGATGAGCACCAACAACATTCTGTCCCCGGCCAACGGCGGTCCGGTCATTGTGCCCTCGCAGGACATCGTGCTGGGCCTCTACTACATGACCGTGGAGCGCAGCTTTGAAAAGGGCGAGGGCATGACCTTCTGCGCGCCTTGGGAAGTGGAAGCCGCCTACGACGCGGGCCAGGTCTCCCTGCACGCCCGGGTCAAGGTGCGCATGAAGGAAGGCGAGGATCTTGTGCAGACCACGCCGGGCCGTGTGCTGGTCAGCGACATTCTGCCGCCGGAACTCTCTTTCGAGCACGTCAACACGGTGCTGACCAAGAAGGCCATCGCCAAGCTGGTGGGCGCGGCCTACCGCACCTGCGGCATCAAGTCCACAGTCATCCTCTGCGACAAGCTCAAGGACATGGGGTATGAGTTCGCCACCCGCGCCGGTGTGACCATCGGCGTGAAGGACCTGACCATTCCCGAAAGCAAGAAGAACATCCTGGCCAAATCCCAGGCCGAGGTGGACGATATCGAACGCCAGTACCGCGACGGCATCATCACCCGTACGGAAAAGTACAACAAGGTGGTGGACGTCTGGACCAAGGCCACGCAGGACGTTTCCACGGAAATGATCAAGGAGATCTCCTACGACGTGCTCACGGACGAGAAGACGGGCAAGCAGGAAAAAAACCAGAGCTTCAATCCCATCTTCATGATGTCCAACTCCGGCGCGCGCGGCAACCAGGACCAGATGCGCCAGCTCGCGGGCATGCGCGGCCTGATGGCCAAACCGTCGGGCGAAATCATCGAAACGCCCATCACCTCGTCCTTCCGCGAAGGGCTCTCGGTGTTGCAGTACTTCACCTCCACCCACGGCGCGCGCAAGGGCCTGGCGGACACGGCCCTGAAGACGGCCAACTCCGGTTACCTGACCCGCCGCCTGGTGGACGTGGTCCAGGACGTGATCGTTTCCGAGCACGACTGCGGTACGGTGGACGGCATTGAGCTGACCCACATCAAGGAAGGCGGCGACATCAAGACCCCGCTGGCCGAACGCATCATAGGCCGTGTGCTGCTCTATCCCGTGCATGACCCGGACGAGCCGGAAAAAATCCTGCTGCCCGAAAACACCCTGATCACGGAAAGTGAAGCCAAGCTGATCAACGACAAGGGCATCTCCTCGGTCATGGTGCGCTCGCCCCTGACCTGCCAGTCGGAACGCGGCATCTGCGCCCTGTGCTACGGGCGCGACCTGGCCCGCGGCCATCTGGTCAATACCGGCGAAACCGTGGGCATCATCGCTGCCCAGTCCATCGGCGAGCCGGGCACCCAGTTGACCATGCGCACCTTCCACATCGGCGGCACGGCTTCGAGCACCATTGAAAAGAACAAGTTCGAAGCCCAGAACGCGGGCCGGGTGATCCTGAATCGCGTACGGGCCGTGACCAACCGTGACGGCGCGCAACTGGTGCTGGGCAAGAGCGGCCAGCTGACCATCGTTGACCCGCAGGGCCGCGAACGGGAGAAATACATTCTTCCCAACGGCGCGCGCCTGATGGTCCATGACGGCCAGGAAGTGACCAAGGGCGTCGTGCTGGCCGAATGGGACCCCTTCAACGAACCCTTTGTGTCCGAAGAAGACGGCGTGATCCGCTTCACGGACATCATCGACGGCAAGACCGTGCAGGAAAAGGTGGACGACGTCACCCGTCAGGCCTCACTGACCATCATGGAGTACCGCACCACCAACTTCCGGCCCTCCATCTCCATCTGCGACGACAACGGCAATGTGAAGAAGCGCGTGCACGGCGCGGCGGCGGCCATCTACAGCCTGCCCGTGGGTTCCATCATCATGGTCAAGGACGGCGAGAACATCCAGGCCGGCGACATCATCGCCCGCAAGCCCCGCGAAACCTCCAAGACCAAGGATATCGTGGGCGGCCTCCCGCGCGTGGCCGAGCTCTTTGAAGTGCGCAAGCCCAAGGACATGGCCGTGGTTTCCGAAATCGCGGGCACCGTCACCTACGCGGGCGAGTCCAAGGGCAAGCGCAAGCTGGTGGTCACGCCGGAAATCGGCGAGGCCAAGGAATACCTTGTGCCCAAGGGCAAGCACATCACCGCCGCGGACGGCGACTTCGTGGAAGCGGGCGATCCCCTCACCGAAGGCTATCCGGAACTGCACGATATCCTGCGCACCCGAGGCGAGAAATACCTGGCCCGCTATCTGGTGGACGAAATCCAGGAAGTCTACCGCTTCCAGGGCGTGGGCATCGACGACAAACACATCGAAGTGATTGTGCGCCAGATGCTCAAGAAGGTGACCATCCTCGACTCCGGCGGCACCAGCTTCCTGGTGGGCGAGCAGGTGGACAAGAGCGAGTTCAAGGCCGAAAACCAGAGGACCATAGCCGAGGGCCGCGTTCCGGCCACGGCGGAACCGCTGGTGCTGGGCATCACCCAGGCCTCGCTGACCACCTCATCCTTCATCTCGGCGGCTTCCTTCCAGGAAACCACCAAGGTGCTCACCGAAGCCTCGCTCAAGGGCAAGATGGACTATCTGCGCGGCCTCAAGGAAAACGTCATCGTGGGCCGCCTGATCCCGGCGGGTACGGGCTACCGCGAATACGTGAACGGCGACATCGAGGTGCCGGACCAGAAGGAACGCCCCGACAAGTTCCTGGAAGAACTGGAAGAAAACCCCGTGCTGGTGGATCTGAATCAGTAA